In Clostridium swellfunianum, a genomic segment contains:
- the ftsH gene encoding ATP-dependent zinc metalloprotease FtsH, with product MFDNKKFKYTAYYAVGAAIVLMILNFVLVDMKTQSIKYNEFLQMVNEKRVEEVQISRDRLIIIPKTEEGQKKKIMYTGNVGDPQLIENLKTAGVTFNSVVPDNNPFKNFFINWVLPIIMFTFLGRLIFGRLDKKLGSGVMSFGKNTAKLYAENETGKTFADVAGQDEAKESLVEIVDFLHQPQKYTEIGAKLPKGALLVGPPGTGKTLLAKAVAGEAKVPFFSMSGSEFVEMFVGMGAARVRDLFKQAAEKAPCIIFIDEIDAIGKSREGNISGNDEREQTLNQLLAEMDGFDSTKPVVILAATNRPEILDKALLRPGRFDRRVIVDRPDLKGREAILKVHLKAVKYSEDLNTEAIAKATPGAVGADLANMVNEAALRAVKHSRKEIIQEDLEEAIEVIIAGKEKKDRIMSDKEKKTVAFHEVGHALVAALLKGTDPVHKITIVPRTMGALGYTMQLPEEDKYLSTKEELLNQISILLGGRAAEEVEFDSISTGASNDIERATQTARSMVTMYGMSDRFDMMGLESPSNRYLDGRPVQNCSAETSAIIDEETLNIIKEAHQKAKDILKNNRELMTNIAERLLEKETIMGDEFMEIVKESGVLESLDK from the coding sequence ATGTTTGACAACAAGAAATTCAAATATACGGCATATTATGCTGTAGGTGCTGCTATAGTATTAATGATTTTAAACTTTGTTTTAGTAGATATGAAAACTCAATCAATTAAATACAACGAGTTTTTACAGATGGTAAACGAAAAGAGGGTTGAAGAAGTTCAAATATCTAGGGATAGACTAATTATAATACCGAAGACAGAAGAGGGTCAGAAGAAAAAAATAATGTATACAGGAAATGTAGGAGATCCTCAACTTATTGAAAACCTTAAGACTGCAGGAGTTACTTTTAATTCTGTAGTTCCCGATAATAATCCTTTTAAAAACTTTTTTATAAACTGGGTACTTCCAATAATTATGTTTACCTTTTTAGGAAGGCTTATATTTGGAAGGCTAGATAAAAAGCTTGGAAGCGGCGTTATGTCCTTTGGGAAGAACACTGCAAAGCTATATGCAGAAAATGAGACAGGAAAGACTTTTGCAGATGTAGCAGGTCAAGATGAGGCTAAAGAATCCTTGGTGGAGATTGTTGATTTCCTTCATCAACCGCAAAAGTACACAGAAATTGGTGCTAAGCTGCCTAAAGGGGCACTTTTAGTAGGTCCTCCTGGAACAGGTAAGACTCTTCTTGCAAAGGCAGTGGCTGGAGAGGCTAAGGTGCCTTTCTTCTCAATGTCTGGCTCTGAATTCGTTGAAATGTTTGTTGGTATGGGTGCTGCTAGAGTTAGAGATTTGTTTAAGCAAGCTGCAGAAAAAGCTCCATGTATAATTTTTATTGACGAAATTGATGCCATAGGTAAGAGCAGAGAAGGAAATATTAGCGGGAACGATGAAAGAGAACAGACACTAAACCAGCTTTTAGCTGAGATGGACGGTTTTGATTCTACAAAGCCTGTGGTTATTCTGGCTGCTACAAACAGACCTGAAATACTTGATAAGGCTCTTTTGAGACCAGGTCGTTTTGACAGGAGAGTTATAGTTGACAGACCTGATTTAAAAGGAAGGGAAGCTATTTTAAAGGTCCACTTAAAGGCTGTAAAGTATTCCGAAGATTTAAATACAGAAGCTATAGCAAAAGCAACCCCTGGTGCTGTAGGCGCTGATTTAGCCAATATGGTAAATGAAGCAGCTCTTAGAGCAGTTAAGCATTCAAGGAAAGAAATTATACAAGAGGATTTAGAAGAGGCAATTGAGGTTATAATAGCAGGTAAAGAGAAGAAGGACAGGATAATGTCAGATAAGGAAAAGAAGACTGTTGCTTTCCACGAGGTAGGTCATGCCTTAGTGGCAGCACTTTTAAAAGGAACAGATCCTGTTCACAAGATAACTATTGTACCAAGAACTATGGGAGCTTTAGGGTATACTATGCAGCTTCCTGAAGAGGATAAATATCTATCAACTAAGGAAGAACTTTTAAATCAAATTTCCATCCTTTTAGGTGGAAGGGCTGCAGAAGAAGTGGAATTTGATTCTATTTCAACTGGCGCATCAAACGATATAGAAAGAGCTACTCAAACCGCAAGAAGTATGGTAACCATGTATGGAATGTCTGATCGTTTTGATATGATGGGACTTGAATCTCCATCAAACAGGTATCTCGATGGCAGGCCGGTACAAAATTGCAGTGCAGAGACTTCTGCGATAATAGATGAAGAAACTTTAAACATTATAAAAGAGGCTCACCAGAAAGCTAAGGATATTCTGAAAAATAACAGAGAACTTATGACTAATATAGCAGAAAGACTTTTAGAAAAAGAAACAATAATGGGTGACGAGTTTATGGAAATAGTTAAGGAAAGCGGTGTTCTTGAAAGTCTAGATAAATAA